The region AATTTTTTAAACCTTGAAACTGGTTTTAACCTGCGAACACGCTTTTAATAGAATTCCGAAGGAATACAATGACTTATTTTTAAATGCTGAAGATACGCTGAACTCACATCGAGGTTATGACCCTGGTGCTTTGGATTTGTTTAAAGAATTAAAAGTGTTAGCCGATTTTAAAGAATTTCAACAAACTGGGAGGCTTTTGGTTGAAGTAAATAGATCTAAAGGGCATCCCAACTTATTCTCTGAGTTTACCGGAAAAATATCCCTTCAGGAGAAAACAGAAATTTTAGAAAACTATTATTTTCCTTACCGAAACTCTATTGAAAAAGCTATTTCAGCATTTATTAGAGAAGGGGAGAAAGTGTTGCATTTTTCGGTACATACTTTTACACCAGAATTAAATGGTATAATAAGAAATACAGAAATTGGATTGCTGTACGACCCTGCAAGACCGAGGGAAAAAGAATTCAGTAAAAAATTTAAGCAGAATTTAAAGAATCAAAATCCTGAATTGAAAATCAGGTTTAATTATCCATATTTGGGTAGAGCAGATGGTTTTACTACTTACCTACGTAAGAAATTCCCGGACAATTATATTGGCATTGAGCTGGAAGTAAACCAAAAATTTGTGCATAATAATAAAATGGATTCAGTTTTTAAGAAACAGCTATTTACAGCTTTAAAAGCTTCTTATTAAAAAAAGGCTGTTTAAAAAGATCCGGTTTCGTCAAGCTGAATTTATTTCAGCTTCTAACAAGTTTTAATTTTATACTTTCTTAGATTCTGAAATAAATTCAGAATGACGATTTAAAAACTTTTTAAGCAGCCTCTTGTAGCTATAATCCTAATTTTTCAATTTAATCTATTGAATCAATTCAGACTCTAAAGTGATTTGGGTATTTAGTAATTTTGAAATTGGGCAATTTTCTTTAGCGTCTTTGGCAACTTTTTCGAATTGTGCTTTATCAATTCCTTTTACTTTTGCCTTTAAAATTAAATGCGATTTTTTCACAGCGCCATCTTCAAAAGTAATTTCAGATTTAGTTTCTAACTCATCGGGTGCAAAACCTTCTTCAGTAAGATTAGCCGAGAGTTGCATGGTAAAACAACCGGCATGTGCGGCACCTATAAGTTCTTCGGGGTTGGTGCCAATTCCGTCTTCAAACCTTGTTTTAAAAGAATATTGCGATTCTTTTAAAACGCCACTTTGCGTGCTTACCGTTCCTTTTCCTTCCTTAAGGTTGCCTTTCCAAACTGCGCTTCCATTTCTTATCATAATAATATTTTTTGTTGATTTTCTCTAAGATAAAAATCATTATGACCAACCTAAAATTATTATCAAAACATTAACCCCAATTTATTAGTATAAAAAAGAAAAGCCCGAAACCATTAGGCTTCGGGCTTTTAAATATAAGTTAAAAAGAACTTATTTGATCTCTACTACTTCAAGATCAAATACCAGATCTTTTCCTGCAAGTGGGTGATTTCCATCTACCACAATCGTTTCGTCTTTTACATCTTTAACCACAAGGTTCATTTCCTGCCCATCAGGACTTTTAGAAACAAGCCCCATTCCTACTTCCGGCTTAATTTCTTCAGGAAGTTGGCTTTTTTCAACTTCTTGCACAAGCTCTTCTCTTGGCTCCCCGTAAGCTTCTTCTTTAGGAATATTTATGGTTTTCTTCTCGTTCACTTTCATATCGATAAGGCCTTTCTCAAAACCAGGGATAAGCTGTCCTTGTCCCATAGTAAATTCTATAGGCTCACCTCTTTCTACAGAGCTGTCAAAAACCTGCCCGTCAGCTAGTTTACCTGTGTAATGTACCTTTACCGTGTCATTTGCTTTTACTTGACTCATAATGTTGTTTTTCAAAATTATAATGGGCTTTATTAAAAATATGCCCTTTAAAGAGTGCAAAGGTACAGTTATAAAATCCGCTTCCAAATTATGACACCTTTAATCCTGTAATCTTTTAAAAATCTTAACATTTAAAATTAAGGTTTCATCTGAAATCCTACACTCTGAAAGACAGGTGCTTAATATTTAAATTGGAATTCCCGGAATAAGTAAATACATTTATTAACTCAAAATTTAGAAAAATTTTAATAAGCTTAACCACTTAACTTAAATCCTGAAACAAATGAAAAAAGATGAAACCTCTAAATCTAATTCCAGAAGAAGTTTTTTAAAGACAACTGCGTTAGCCACCGCAGGAATTAGCATTATTCCCAGGCACGTAATGGGAGGCGCCGGTTTTTTAGCCCCGAGTGATAAATTAGTGATTGCGGGAATTGGAGTAGGAGGAAAAGGTGAAAGTGATATTAATAGCTTTTATCAATCAGGTAAAGCCGATATTGGTTTTTTATGCGATGTTGATAAGAAAAGAGCTGCAAATTCTGTAGCACGTTTCCCAAAAGCTAAATTCTATACCGATTACCGGGAAATGTTAGAAAAGGAAGCCAAAAATATAGATGCGGTTTCTATTTCAACACCAGACCATGGTCACGCTGTGCAGGCCTTAGCCGCTATGGAACTCGGGAAACCGGTATATGTTCAAAAACCGCTTACCCACGATATTTACGAAGCCAGGCAATTAACTGAAGCTGCAGAAAAATATAAAGTGGTTACCCAAATGGGAAACCAGGGAGCTTCTGGTGATGGCGTAAGAAAAATGCGCGAGTGGTATGATGCCGATCTTATAGGAAAAGTACATACCGTTTATGTGTGGACAGATAGACCGGTTTGGCCGCAGGGAATTCCGTGGCCAAAAGGAAAAACAACCGCAGTGCCTGAAGGTTTAGACTGGGATTTATGGTTAAATACCGCTCCTAAGAGAGAATATATAGAAGGTTTGGTTCCGTTTAACTGGCGTGGCTGGTGGGATTATGGTACCGGTGCACTTGGCGATATGGGTTGCCATTTAATTGAAGCGCCATACCGTGTTTTAGGCCTGGGCCATCCAAAAGATGTGCAGTGTAGCGTTGGAAGTGTGTATGTAGATGAATTTAAAAGAGGTTATTTCCCCGAAAGTTGCCCACCTTCAAGTCATGCGGTAATGACGTTCCCTAAAACCGACAAAACCAATAAAGATGTAACCTTGCATTGGATGGACGGTGGGATTAAACCAAAGAGACCGGAAGAACTTGGCCCAAATGAAACTTTTGGTGATGGTGGCAACGGCGTATTATTTATTGGCGATAAAGGAAAAATGATGTGTGGTACTTACGGTAGAAATCCACGTTTATTGCCAACTTCAAAAACCGATGAAGTAAATGTTGCTGAGAAATATGATCGCGTTCCCGGTGGGGAAGAAGGCCATTATGCACAATGGGTAGAAGGCGCAATTGCCGGCTACGGAAAAAAAGAACTGAGTTCTCCTTTTGAAATTGCAGGGCCACTAACTGAAACTTTATTAATTGCCAATTTAGCCATTAGAGGGTATGATGTTAGAAATGAAAAGAAACGTGATAATGGAGATACCTATTTTGAATATCCCGGGCGTGATATAAAAATGCTTTGGAACTCAGAAGAAATGCGCGTTACTAATTTTGATGAAGCCAATCAATTTGTGCGTAGAGACTATCGCGATGGCTGGAAGTTGAGTTAATCTAAGAATTTAAAATAATAAGTATGAAAGCCGGGATAATAGTTTTTTTAATAGTTATTTATTTCGGCTTTTTAGCTTGTAATTTTAATAATAAAGAGTCGGAGCCGACAACCGTTTGGGATACACTGGAAGTTACCGCTTCAGCCTATAATTCCCTTAGCTGGCAAACCGGTGCCGGTGGTGCAAATATAACTGCCTGGGGAGATACTTTAAAACCCGGTTTAAGAGCAATCGCAGTTTCCAGGGATTTAATCAAAAAAGGGTTAGAGCATAATACGCAGGTTAAAATTGAAGGTTTTGACAGCGTTTTTCTTGTAAAAGATAAAATGCATTACCGCTGGAAAAACAAAATTGACATCTACATGGACGAGGATGTACAAAAAGCCAGGGAATTTGGTCGTAAAAAATTAAAGATCTATTATGAGGTTCCAATAGATTCAATTTCAAAGAATAAAAACACAAAAGAATAATTCTTAATGATTAAAAAATACTTTTTTCTATTTAGCCTATTAATTTCAAGTTTCAGTTTTAATGCGCAACAGGCTCCAGATAGCCTGGATTTCTCAAAAACACTCGTAATTGGTGTTACCCCAACACCTCCTTTTGTGATGAAGGAAAATGGGGAATACGCCGGACTTAGCATTGAGGCCTGGGAATTGGTAAATGAAGAGCTAGAATTTAATTATAAGTTTAAAGAATATGCTTCCCTGGGCGATTTATTAAACGCTATAGAAAACAACGAAGTAGATTTTAGTATTAATCCGGTTACGGTTACCGATAACCGAATGGAGCGAATGGATTTTTCCCAGCCTTATTTTATATCGCATACCGGTGTAGCCAAAAGAAGTGAATCTCAGGTTTTTAGTTATTTAGCCAACTTATTTAGCTGGAATTTTATTTCAGCAATACTTATTTTATTAGCGGTAATTTTCATTTTTGGCTTTCTGGTTTGGATCTTTGAGCGTAAAAAGAATGCCGAAGAGTTTGGTGGCGGTTCCCGCGGAATTCTCGAAGGTTTTTGGTGGAGCGCCGTTACTATGACAACGGTGGGTTATGGAGATAAATCGCCCAGAACTACCGGCGGGCGTATAATTGGCTTAATCTGGATGTTTATGGCTATAATTATTATTTCCAGTTTAACAGCCGGAATTGCTTCATCTCTAACCGTTCAAACTATGAACGATGAAATTACAGGTGTACAGGATCTCTCTAATTTTGAAGTTACAACTGTAAGAAGCAGCAGTGCCCAGGAATTATTAAATCTCTACAATATTCAGCATACCGAAGTTATGAGCGAAAAAGAGGGAATGGAGCTTTTAAAAAATAAAGAAACGAAGCTTTTTGTTTACGATGAGCCCATTTTACGCTATGAATTAAAAAGAAGCGGATTGGAAGATGATATTGAAGTCCTCCCAAAAACCCTAAAAAAAGATTATTACGGGTATAGCTTTCCAAAGAATTCGGTATTATTAAATAAGATAGATCCTATTCTCATTGGAGTTATGAAAACAATGGAATGGAACACTATTATGGCCGAATATGAATAATTATCCGAGGCCAAGGTAACCAAGGATTATCCAAAGGATTATAAATACCACGATAATTCCTATACATCCGCAACCGCCACCAAGTTTTTTGGCGCCCCAACCAGCGAGAATAGCCCTAATGATATTTTTCATAATTAACAGTTTATAGGTTAAGTCAGGACTAATTTAGCTGAAAACAAATTTCAAAGTTTAGAATTAGCAAATATTTAGGAGCATATCAGTACAAAGCCTTAAAAATTGAAATTTTCTATTTTGTATCTTTATAAAAACTAACAAAGAATATTATGAAGCTACATAGAATAAAACTCGTTTTTTTATGCCTATTTATTTGCAGTGGCGTTTATGCCCAAAGTACTTCTGCTACTTTAATAAAAAAAGTAGATGGATTTAGCCATCCCGAATCAGTGGTTTTTAATGACGATAAAAATGAATATTATATCTCGAATATGGCCGATGAAATAGCCGGAGACGGATTTATTTCCCGGGTTTCTGCTGAAGGAGAAATTATTGAGCTAAAATGGATAGATGGTTTAAAAGATCCAAAAGGTTTGCTGGTAAAAGATGGTAAAGTTTATGTTACCAATAATACTGAAGTGATTGAAATTAGTATTGAAAATTCAGAAATAACAAAGCGTATAGAAGTTGAAGGTGCCAAATCCTTAAATGATATTACCGCAGACGCTGCAGGAAATATTTTTATTTCAGATTCAGGCAAAAGTGCTATTTATTTAATACCCAACGATACTCCAAATATGTTGATGGTTCCTGAAAATGAAGATGGCGATATTATTGAATATTTGAACACTACAAGGTTGGAATATGTAAACGGTCTTTATGCTCACAAAGATTATCTTTACGCTGCTGCCTGGGGAGAAAATACGAACGGAAATTTCCTAAAAATTGATATGGATACCCGCGAGATCGAAAAAGTATCTAAAAAAGGAATTGGCAATTTAGACGGCGTTCAACCAGTTGGTGATGATGCCTTTTATATTTCAGATTGGGCTACTGGTACAATTTATCTTATTGAGAAAGACGGGGAACTTAAAGAAGTATTAACTTCAGAAAAAAGCTCTGGGGATATTTTATTTGATGCTGAAAAAAATCAATTGGTTTTACCTATGAATTTTCAAAACTCGGTTTGGTGGTACCAACTTCAATAATTTAAGAATACCTTATCATTGTTAAATTCAAGAAATACTAATTTTGAAGAAAAACTAACCAATGGAACTTAAGAAAGACGACGAAGAAAAAGATTATATTTTAAAGGATAATAAGAAAACTAATTTCGGAATCGGTTTTATTATTGCCATTTTATTTATTCTCATTGCAGCGGTAGTAATTTCTGGATTCTATTTTGAATTTTGGTAATGGGATATAACCAACCGTATAACTAAAGATTTTTATCTATAAAATTTGGAACGGGGTAAACCACCGGTTTCTTCAGCAAAGCTGAATTCATTCCCCTCCTTTGAAAGGAGGGGAGCTTTTATCTACTTTTTTATCTCATTAATCAACAAAAACGCCTGATTCACGTACTCTTTTTCTAAGAAAAGCGCAAAATAGTTTGAGGTAGAAATCATTTCAAAAATTGGAATTCCTTCGTAGGCAAGGAGTTTAAAAAGATAAAAATACAAACCTACAAACTGCGAACTATTTTTAGGCAGGGCAATGGTTATTGAAGAAAGTTCTTCTTTAATAGAAACCCTTCTCTCGTTTCTAAAGCAATCTTCAACCAGATTAGTAAGGCTGGAAGAAACCAAAATATTACTCTCCTGGTAATTACTCGAATAATTAAGGTAAACCCCGGTTTGGTCTTTTACCGCATCCAGCAATCTCGCTTTATTCGCAATAATAGTATTGGAATTTAAAAAGGTATATTCTGTAATTCCAGATCGCACAACAATATCACCAAGCTCGCGTAAATGTTGCATATTAATTTTGGTTCTACGGGGTGCATAACGCCTTAAGGCCATAATTATTGAGCCTTGTTTCACCGGTTTCCGCATTTCCTTTTCTACCTGTGGCTGTATGTCTTCTGCCAGTCCGCTAAAATTTACAATATCCCGGGCAATTGCATCATCCAAAAAAGGTTGGTGTCTAATTATATCGTGAACACAGGTAGTAATCGTCTTCATTGTTAAATATTGTACATTTTGTGCAAATGTATATAAATTGATAGATATTTTTTGTTGCAGGAAGCTTTAATTCTAATTATGCATCAAATTATTTCAGTTAGTAAAACCGGAATAACAAAAAGAATATTTCAAATTAAAAATCTCACATAGTGAGTAAATATTTAGCAATGAAAGTATTAAAGTTTGGTGGTACTTCAGTAGGATCTGTAGAAAGCATTAGGAATGTTAAGAACATATTAGCTTCAAGAGAAGGAAAGAAAGTTCTTGTACTTTCGGCAATGGCCGGGGTGACTAATAAACTGGTAGAAATTACCGAAAATATTAAGCTTGGAGATCATTCAGCTATTAATTCTATTATTGCTGAATTAAAACAAAAGCACGAATCTACTATAGATGAACTTATAGACAAACCTGGGTTGAATTCTTATGCCAAAGCTTTTGTGAACAATGTGCTTGAAGGTTTACAGGAAATTAGCCGCAATAAATATTCTGAAAAGGTTTACGCTGAAGTTGTGACCACCGGTGAGACTATGCTTACCTATATTTTCTCTACTTTTCTTACCAATTCAGGAATTCAAAATAACTTCCTGGATGCCAAAGATTTTATGCAGGTTTCAAACCTGGAAAACCCTGATACAGATTTAGTTGGTAAATTATTTCAGCAGAATATAGAAAACCTGGAACCCACTGATATTTACATTACCCAGGGTTTTGTAAGAATTAATGCGCAAAATAATATTAGCACCTTAAAACGAGGTGGAAGCGATTACAGCGCAACAATACTTGCCGCAGCAGTTCAGGCTGATGAAGTTCAAATTTGGACTGATATTGATGGATTTCATAATAACGATCCTCGTTACGTTGAAAATACCCACGCAATTGCCGAATTGAGTTTTGAGGAAGCTGCCGAGCTCGCTTATTTTGGCGCAAAAATTTTGCACCCGCAAACGATCTCTCCGGTTATAAAAAGACAGATTCCATTATTTCTAAAAAATACGTTTACTCCCGATCTCCCCGGAACTAAAATTTCAGCTGAAATTCATTCCCGCGGACTTAAAGCAATTTCAGCAAAAGATGGAATAACTGCCATTAAAATTAAATCGAACCGAATGTTAATGGCGCACGGTTTCCTTAAAAAGATTTTTGAAGTTTTTGATAAATACGAGACCGCAATAGATATGATTACCACTTCAGAAATTGCCATTTCCCTAACCATTGACGACGATAGGAATTTAGATGTAATTCTGGAAGAATTAAACGCTTACGGCGAGATAACAGTAGAGAAAGATCACAGTATTATTTGTATTGTTGGCGAGGGACTTATTGAAGATAAAAGCACGAGCCGCTTATTCGAATTATTAAATGATATTCCTGTGAGAATGATTTCTTATGGCGGAAGCGATAACAATATTTCTTTACTCGTAGATACCAAAAATAAGATACAAACCCTGCAGGGTTTAAACCATAAATTGTTTGAGGAGCAACAAGTACCTCAATTTGTTTGATTTCTGTTTGTGAACAGGAAACTGTTCCTTTTGTGTAGTGGAACCGCCGGTAGGCTAACCGGCGGTTTTTTTGTTTTAGACTTAGCTAATTATGTTTACTCGATAATAGAGAATTAAATCTTCCGGGACTTGTGCCTTTTATAAAATTTTATCTTTTTTCCTTTTCTTCAATAAATTTAGCCATAAAATAAGTACTTCTATGTTGATGATGCTGAAGCATTTTCCCTATAAAATTCTTTTGCCTGTAGGTAGCTATATTTTGAATGAGGTTTAATAATCTTTCTGAAAGTTTATGCTGAAATGCCTCTTTATTAAATCTTGAATTAATTATTCTAAAACCATTTTCTGCCGAATTTTCCCAAAGATTTTCTTCAGAATATAACTGTACGGCTTTTTGGGCAAAATCTTTCGGCTGGTTTGTTATAAAGCCATTCCAATCAAGCGCTCCGGCAATTCCTTCGGCTCCAATAGCTGTAGTTATCGAAGGCGTTCCACATTGCATTGCCTGTATGAGCTTTCCTTTTAAACCGGCGCCAAATTGTATGGGTGCGAGACAGACTTTAGCGTTTTTCATTACTATTTCAGCATTTTCGGCACGGCCCTGTACGATAAAACCTTCTTTTTCGTTGTGAAGGTTCCAGATTTTTTGCGAAGGATAAGACCCGTAAATGTTGAGCTTAGCATCTGGAAGTTCCTGTCTAATTAAAGGCCAGATTTTTTCTTTTAAATATAAAACCGCATTCCAGTTGGGTTCGTGTAAGAAATTACCAATGCTTATAAAGTCTTTTCGGTTTTTAAATGCTGGCAGACTTAACTTTTCTTCTTCGGAAATTGGTTCGAGCAGAAAAGGCAGATAATGCAAAAGGTTTTGAGGTATATTAAATTCCTTCTGAAGTAATTTCATTTCAACTTCAGAAATTATTAAGCTCAGGTCGCAGCGATAAATACTCGCGATTTCCCTTTTGGTGATATCGGCATCAAAATAAATTTCTTCTGCGGGAATATTTTTTTTAAAAGCTTCTATGCGTGTTTTTCGTAGAAAATGAAGATCTTCAGTATCTAATATTTTCACCGCTTCAGGGCAAATTTCATCTACTCTCCAGCCAAATTGCTCTTCAGTCATAAACCGATCAAAAAGCACTAAATCTGGGGAGATTCTTTTCAGCATTTCATCAAAAGAAGGATGGTTCATTTTTATCACTTCCGAAGTGATATTCATCTTTTCTAAATCTACAGCAAATTCGCTACGAGCTGAGGTAGTTACAAAGGTGATTTTATAATTTTCAGCGAGAAAAAATTGGAGTAATTGCAGCATTCGGCTACCGGCGGCAGAAGAATTAGGTTCGGGCCACACACAGCCAATTACAAGTAGGCGACTTTTGGGTAAGCTCATGAGAAATTCACAGAAAAATTAATATTCTAATTTGTATTCAAAAGTGCGAACATTTAAGTCTCGATTATCGAGTAAACGCGGCATAAATTTTTTCAAAAATACCGGAATTTAAACCAGATTCCTAATTATAAACTAGCGGAAAGCAGGAGGGAGGCAGTAACCCAAAGTACCAGGGAAACGATACCGCCAATGATAAAAAAGTGCCTGAAGCGATAAATTCCCATTCCATAAATTATGGTATTGGTTTGGTAACCAACGGGAGTAAAAAAACTAAAATTAGAAGCAAATAGCACCGACAAAATAAAGGGTTTTGGGTCCATTTGCATACTCGCGGCGATACTTATAGCGATAGGCGTGATAATAATAGCCGTGGCATTATTGGAGATAAATCCGCTTAAAACCATCGTAACCAGGAACAAGATTCCAATAACAATAGTATCGGTTCTATTTTCAAACAACAGTAGTAACTGGTCTGATATCCATTGGTCGGCGCCGGTGTTATTCATCGCCACGCCAAGGGGAATCATACCTGCCAGGAGGAAAATAATTTGCCAGTTTACCTGGGAATAAATTTTACCGAGATCTATACACTTGGTGAAGATCATTAAAAAACAGCCTATAAGGGCGCTTTTTAGAATTGGAAAAATTGAAAATGCCGAAAGCCCGATCACTACTAATAAAATTGCCAGCGAAAGATATTTTTTGGTTTTGGTAGTAATTTCAATATTCTTGTGCTGTTGTAAAATAGTTACATTTTCAATCTTTTGAAGTTCGTCCAGGGCGCTTTCGCTAACTTCAACCAACAAACGGTCTCCAACCCTTAATTCAATTTCATCTTTTCCTCGATTAAAAATTCGTCTTCTCGGGTTTCTAAAATTTCTTCGTTTTCTAATCGCCAGCGGAACAGCGCCGTGAAGGTCATACCAACCCACTGTTTTTATACTTTTTCCTATAAGTGGGGAGTTGGGGAGCATCAAAATTTCTACCACCTGTACATTTTCTTCCAGTTCTTCAGAGTCAGTAATAGGATCGGCTAGTTTTCTATTGTCTTCGTCTTTTATAACTGTAAAACCGTCAGCATCTTTTAGTTTTATAAGGTTTTCAAGATTACAGCGTAATAAAAGCTGATCGTTTTCTTTAAGGCTGGTAAACTTCCCGGGACGGTCGTTAATAATCCCATTTCGCTTAAGCCTTAGTACTTCAATATCGTCATTATCATACAAAAAGGTCTCACTAATACTCTTACCAATTACTCCAGAATTTTTTGTGATAATTACTTTGGTGATATATTCGTCCAGGTTATAATCCTCGGTGATTTTCGTCTTTTTGGTTTTGGGAAGCAATTTTACCAGCGCACTCACAATTACTATGGTGATGATCAAAAAAATCACGCCATACCAGGTAAATTCAAAAAACCCGAAACGTTCTATTCCACGATCTATTGCTACCGCATTAACAATAAGGTTGGTAGAAGTACCCATAAGCGTGCAACTTCCGCCTATAATTCCAGCGAAAGAAATTGGTAAAAGCAATTTTGAATTTGGAATATCGTATTTAGCCGATAATTCTGTGATAATTTTAATAAAAACAATCACTACCGCCGTGGTATTGATAAATGCTGAAATACTCCCTGCTATAAACATAAAAACAGGTACCATAATAAATATTGGAAGAAAGCGTAAATTCTTAAGCCCGCTGGCAAGCCAATCTATAACCCCATTTGTTTCCAGGCCTATAGCAATAATCATTAGAGCCAGCACTGTAATGGTAGCAGGACTTGAAAAGCCAGAAATAGCTTCTTCGGGACTAACAATATTAGTTAATAATAGAGCTGCAAGGATAAAGAAAGCAATTTTATCTACAGGGAAGACTTCCAGGGCAAACAAAACTATCACCACAATTATAATAAAAAACAATATGGCTATCTCGATGCTCATTATTTAAATTTATGAAATAAAAATAAGTGAATATGCACTGCTTATTAGCTTCTTCTGAAATATTTATGAATTAATAAATCATTATAATTTTTTACCGAACCATATTAATTCCTATTTTGAACATTAAAACAAAATTATGAGCAGAGGATTTGTAAAAGAAGACGACCAGGAAGAAGCTCCAATAATACCGCCAAGAGCGGCTTTACCTGCAGGGGAAACTAATTATGTAACTCCAAATGGATTACAGGAATTAAAAGATGAAGAAGAAGAACTTATAGAAGAACGTGCCAATCTCGATAAAGAAAATGATACTGAACGTAGAAGAGCTCAAGCGGTTATAGACGGAAATCTTAAGCTGTTAAGAGAACGAATTAGTACTGCCAGGATTTTAGATCCTAAAGACCAGCCTGAA is a window of Salegentibacter salegens DNA encoding:
- a CDS encoding SLC13 family permease gives rise to the protein MSIEIAILFFIIIVVIVLFALEVFPVDKIAFFILAALLLTNIVSPEEAISGFSSPATITVLALMIIAIGLETNGVIDWLASGLKNLRFLPIFIMVPVFMFIAGSISAFINTTAVVIVFIKIITELSAKYDIPNSKLLLPISFAGIIGGSCTLMGTSTNLIVNAVAIDRGIERFGFFEFTWYGVIFLIITIVIVSALVKLLPKTKKTKITEDYNLDEYITKVIITKNSGVIGKSISETFLYDNDDIEVLRLKRNGIINDRPGKFTSLKENDQLLLRCNLENLIKLKDADGFTVIKDEDNRKLADPITDSEELEENVQVVEILMLPNSPLIGKSIKTVGWYDLHGAVPLAIRKRRNFRNPRRRIFNRGKDEIELRVGDRLLVEVSESALDELQKIENVTILQQHKNIEITTKTKKYLSLAILLVVIGLSAFSIFPILKSALIGCFLMIFTKCIDLGKIYSQVNWQIIFLLAGMIPLGVAMNNTGADQWISDQLLLLFENRTDTIVIGILFLVTMVLSGFISNNATAIIITPIAISIAASMQMDPKPFILSVLFASNFSFFTPVGYQTNTIIYGMGIYRFRHFFIIGGIVSLVLWVTASLLLSASL
- a CDS encoding GreA/GreB family elongation factor, with protein sequence MSRGFVKEDDQEEAPIIPPRAALPAGETNYVTPNGLQELKDEEEELIEERANLDKENDTERRRAQAVIDGNLKLLRERISTARILDPKDQPEDEVRFGALVELKQNGNTQKFQIVGVDEADVKKQKIAFVAPIAKAVTGKKVSDKIDFKLGEETRKLEILKITY